The following coding sequences are from one Enterococcus sp. 4G2_DIV0659 window:
- a CDS encoding SdrD B-like domain-containing protein, with protein sequence MKKKIIALYMLMSLVIPIFLGPINAYGISADAREEGVEQTSEIESQPLLNDQEPLVSTDIMNPVEEKISNVVDPVKENHLTLSWLSADGTKTNHLDEAITQEYWKGQLQITGNLSLNEQSELNYIIDMGNKFQGTLSSQNPDVHIRNLAQKGQWEVSGYPSVDKQADYQEEIDVVIEKQALKEMLTQNNVFSLDAIQLVYEKNQTEVPTLTLSLTLPLDEPIVEETPKTERPLQESPLTINEEAENKTSKQIVANLSVSEVYSNTSPLAGEYFDMTVRVNSGSIGEFEESIKNTQITVTFPDSIDIISLPTSNNYRVKTEKVGLETKVTIDYLNELPVGKMLALPFGLRFKQGISLPTTTLNGSLKVTASNANGKDKLLNGIHPRINVPTNHLVAEKDPDAEPIEVHTSKITIIPEAEIGGVNIKNGKLHIEFPADIELYSVVYQGVNYPVSGPVNGVYAVDILVGDILVSNTSTTVELTYEYPYSSTGASKTHEIKATLTGERLDGTLVNDDGVLSETVPALGNVSGYPGIKFFTKTAPEKLLKNKDQTLAYTLTFTPRLDMRDVYLVDDPIRQTNEPDFFEGFRYQSFSWSAQKSKNPAIKGLVSTEIVYQTKKNRNWQSMGVTRVANTISVASLGLANDDYITTVKYIFTYQGSTKLPKDAGKVSISAIGKTADGVKNSTLSLADGLTNTLHIYGDRKHANAPDSSYEAFVEGGYEANQDDANNTQTATTIFTGEGAYAGYSNWEQPFSPRINDIDSTFIYQINVNNVSGSGPLKDAILYITVPTSINIEKVELVNPQHDPNAQIEIRRVNDNLQLVVIRYNNDWRNNEGHNDNHAIKITANGSEKVKKVEEFNNYLVSGDKKQNYDGGAAWVPNVPGVGGVVATMSKERKVEFNRSVGLDSQKEISKDGVNFSRVINLSNQQQGTDVTYRLTVPNNGSIKINELHIIDSLPSTNDTMTISNSDRHSTIGGQLKAIALADGTALGSNYELYYSMDASAENNLIELTNLTNGQSTWHIWDGQTPLDKTTTAIKIIKKDGLDKQQAVSFHLSYHIPKIEGELETVWNSFAVGGSYIDGATNATLEVGEPIKSGAYVGQEEPTKKIAGIIWSDENANGLREQSEARIPDTEVNLYDWNNDLVSTTKTAADGSYAFNHLYNKKYRVTIKRVRSTFSLTTYQTGSDKKVDNDFLELDEDNQYGQAVVDLQTENEPLNIDGGYTEPTTIDGYIWYDSDRDGVQTAGERPASNISVSLYRLDNTRQETFVQTVQTGANGKYYFTGAQIKPGNYLIHAKIPENHAATIKGSNTETQNSKFNSNGKTDEITVKKGTNSDWDLGLVIDLPTYTQVEGKKIWKGDQNKKKQRPESILVQVLQDGIEYGDPILVKSNQTDEWHFSLDGLPEYQPQSDQKYVYTVKEVNVPKNYTSEVDNATFTITNTYLDNDVPTEESTSSEPEESTSETQGSTASSDKKGQSSNTTESYASTKGSDTIDPSKRSNNNNRTNQTTLPKTGEKVERYILMGIMMMTGTIGFSLLKRNQYRKL encoded by the coding sequence ATGAAAAAAAAGATCATAGCACTATATATGCTAATGAGTTTGGTCATACCTATTTTTTTAGGTCCAATTAATGCTTACGGAATATCTGCAGATGCAAGGGAAGAAGGCGTTGAGCAGACTTCTGAAATTGAGAGTCAACCTTTATTGAACGATCAAGAACCCTTAGTAAGTACGGACATAATGAATCCTGTTGAAGAAAAGATATCTAATGTTGTCGATCCTGTGAAAGAAAATCATTTAACTCTCTCATGGTTATCGGCAGATGGCACTAAAACCAATCATCTTGATGAAGCAATCACGCAAGAATATTGGAAAGGACAGTTACAAATAACAGGCAACCTCTCATTGAATGAACAATCTGAATTGAACTATATTATTGACATGGGCAATAAGTTCCAAGGAACGTTGTCTAGCCAAAACCCAGATGTTCATATTCGCAATCTAGCGCAAAAAGGTCAATGGGAAGTAAGTGGTTATCCCTCCGTTGATAAACAAGCGGATTATCAAGAAGAGATTGATGTTGTTATTGAAAAACAAGCATTGAAAGAGATGTTGACTCAAAATAATGTGTTTTCACTTGATGCTATCCAGTTAGTGTATGAGAAAAATCAAACAGAAGTACCAACATTAACATTATCACTAACGCTTCCCTTAGATGAGCCAATTGTAGAAGAAACACCAAAAACTGAGCGTCCTCTTCAAGAAAGTCCGCTAACTATAAATGAAGAAGCAGAGAATAAAACAAGTAAACAAATAGTAGCTAATCTTTCTGTATCAGAAGTTTATTCTAATACTTCACCACTTGCAGGAGAATATTTTGATATGACTGTCCGTGTCAATAGTGGGAGTATCGGTGAGTTTGAAGAATCGATCAAGAATACTCAAATCACAGTCACATTTCCTGATAGTATAGATATTATCTCCTTGCCTACCAGCAATAATTACCGAGTAAAAACGGAAAAGGTTGGTTTAGAGACAAAAGTCACCATCGATTATTTAAATGAATTACCCGTAGGAAAAATGCTTGCGCTCCCTTTTGGTTTACGTTTTAAACAAGGAATTAGCCTACCTACAACGACATTGAATGGTTCACTCAAAGTTACCGCAAGCAACGCTAATGGTAAAGACAAGCTATTGAACGGTATTCATCCACGAATCAATGTGCCGACGAATCATTTAGTTGCTGAAAAAGATCCTGATGCAGAGCCAATTGAAGTGCATACATCCAAAATAACGATTATTCCAGAAGCCGAAATTGGTGGAGTAAACATCAAAAATGGCAAGCTGCACATTGAGTTTCCAGCAGATATTGAGCTTTACAGTGTGGTGTATCAAGGGGTAAATTATCCAGTTAGCGGACCGGTGAATGGTGTGTATGCGGTCGATATTTTAGTCGGTGATATTCTGGTGTCCAATACCTCAACAACCGTCGAATTGACATATGAATATCCTTATTCCTCCACAGGTGCATCCAAAACACATGAAATCAAAGCGACTTTAACCGGAGAACGATTGGATGGAACACTTGTAAATGACGATGGGGTATTATCTGAGACGGTTCCAGCACTTGGAAATGTATCTGGTTACCCTGGAATCAAATTTTTTACAAAAACCGCTCCTGAAAAACTTTTGAAAAACAAAGATCAAACATTGGCTTACACATTGACCTTTACACCAAGATTAGATATGCGTGATGTGTACTTAGTGGATGATCCTATTAGACAAACCAATGAACCTGATTTTTTTGAAGGATTCCGTTACCAAAGCTTCTCTTGGTCTGCTCAAAAGAGCAAAAACCCAGCAATTAAAGGTTTGGTTAGTACAGAAATAGTGTACCAAACAAAAAAGAACCGTAATTGGCAGTCAATGGGTGTGACAAGAGTGGCTAACACGATTTCAGTAGCCAGTTTAGGATTAGCAAATGACGATTATATTACGACAGTGAAATATATATTTACGTATCAAGGATCAACAAAATTACCTAAGGATGCGGGAAAAGTATCTATCTCAGCAATCGGAAAAACGGCTGATGGTGTCAAAAATTCTACCCTATCATTAGCAGATGGCTTGACCAATACGCTGCATATTTATGGCGATCGTAAACATGCCAATGCTCCTGACAGTTCTTACGAAGCGTTTGTTGAGGGTGGTTATGAAGCGAATCAGGATGATGCGAATAATACTCAGACCGCTACAACGATTTTTACAGGTGAGGGAGCATATGCTGGGTACTCTAATTGGGAGCAACCTTTTTCACCACGTATCAATGACATTGATTCAACGTTTATCTATCAAATCAACGTAAATAATGTATCAGGTTCTGGTCCTTTGAAAGATGCCATTTTGTATATTACGGTACCAACTAGTATTAATATTGAAAAGGTCGAACTTGTCAATCCACAACATGATCCTAATGCTCAAATCGAAATTAGACGCGTGAATGATAATCTACAATTAGTAGTCATTCGCTACAATAATGATTGGCGTAATAATGAAGGACATAATGACAATCACGCCATAAAAATCACTGCTAATGGTTCTGAAAAAGTCAAAAAAGTAGAAGAGTTTAACAATTATTTGGTATCAGGAGACAAAAAGCAAAATTATGATGGCGGAGCGGCTTGGGTTCCCAATGTTCCTGGCGTTGGCGGGGTCGTAGCAACGATGTCTAAGGAGCGAAAAGTAGAGTTTAATCGTTCTGTAGGACTAGATAGTCAGAAAGAAATCTCTAAAGATGGCGTGAATTTTTCTCGTGTAATCAATCTTTCAAATCAGCAGCAAGGAACAGATGTTACCTACCGCTTAACTGTGCCAAATAATGGCAGTATTAAAATTAATGAACTGCATATTATTGATAGTCTTCCTAGTACCAATGATACAATGACCATCTCAAATAGTGATCGTCATTCTACTATTGGAGGACAATTGAAAGCAATCGCTTTGGCAGATGGGACAGCACTAGGAAGCAACTACGAGCTATACTATTCCATGGATGCATCTGCTGAAAATAATCTAATAGAATTAACAAACCTAACCAATGGCCAATCCACTTGGCACATATGGGATGGGCAAACACCTTTAGATAAAACGACAACAGCCATCAAAATCATAAAAAAAGATGGCTTAGATAAGCAACAAGCTGTTTCTTTCCACCTGTCATACCATATTCCTAAAATTGAGGGTGAATTAGAAACCGTTTGGAATAGCTTTGCAGTAGGAGGTAGTTATATAGATGGGGCAACCAATGCCACTTTAGAAGTGGGTGAGCCTATAAAATCGGGTGCTTATGTAGGACAAGAAGAGCCGACTAAAAAAATAGCAGGCATTATTTGGTCAGATGAAAATGCTAATGGATTGAGAGAGCAATCAGAAGCAAGAATCCCTGATACGGAAGTCAATCTTTATGACTGGAACAATGATTTAGTCAGCACAACCAAAACAGCTGCCGATGGATCATATGCATTCAATCATTTGTACAATAAAAAATACCGTGTAACGATTAAGCGCGTCCGTTCAACATTTAGCTTAACAACGTATCAAACAGGTTCAGATAAAAAAGTAGATAACGACTTTTTAGAATTAGATGAAGATAATCAATACGGGCAAGCAGTTGTTGACTTACAAACGGAAAATGAACCATTAAATATTGATGGAGGCTACACTGAGCCAACAACGATCGATGGCTATATCTGGTATGACAGCGATCGAGACGGGGTACAAACAGCTGGCGAACGTCCTGCAAGTAATATTTCTGTTTCTCTTTATCGTCTGGATAATACTAGACAAGAAACCTTTGTACAAACAGTCCAAACAGGAGCCAACGGGAAATATTATTTTACAGGAGCCCAAATCAAACCTGGAAATTACTTGATCCATGCTAAAATTCCTGAAAATCATGCAGCAACTATCAAGGGAAGCAACACGGAAACACAAAATTCAAAATTCAACAGCAATGGTAAAACAGATGAAATAACAGTAAAAAAAGGGACGAACAGCGATTGGGATTTAGGCTTAGTGATAGATTTACCAACATATACACAAGTTGAAGGAAAGAAGATTTGGAAAGGTGATCAAAATAAAAAGAAACAACGACCAGAGTCAATTCTTGTTCAAGTACTTCAAGACGGAATAGAATATGGTGATCCAATTTTAGTGAAGTCAAACCAAACAGATGAATGGCACTTTTCTTTAGATGGATTACCAGAATATCAGCCGCAAAGTGATCAAAAATACGTTTATACAGTAAAAGAAGTCAATGTGCCGAAAAACTACACTAGTGAAGTGGATAATGCTACATTTACGATTACAAACACATACTTAGATAATGATGTGCCTACAGAGGAGTCTACCTCTAGTGAGCCAGAAGAATCAACAAGTGAGACGCAAGGTAGTACCGCAAGTTCTGATAAAAAAGGACAGAGCAGTAACACAACTGAAAGTTATGCTAGTACTAAAGGCTCTGACACAATTGATCCAAGTAAAAGATCTAACAACAATAACCGTACAAATCAAACAACCCTGCCCAAAACAGGTGAAAAAGTTGAAAGATACATTCTTATGGGGATAATGATGATGACTGGAACAATTGGTTTTTCTCTATTAAAAAGAAATCAATACAGAAAACTTTGA
- a CDS encoding DUF916 and DUF3324 domain-containing protein, which translates to MYILKMTHSSKQLILKIAILVSCIISALCMLATQSQATEDDTGGFSVKAILPENQLNKDVTYYDLRVKPNLEQTLDLELYNSTKEVQNVSVTINPGITNDNGLIDYSEREKEYQYDDSLTLSITDIASTDKEVSIPALSKVTTKIHLKTPSQPFKGMVLGGIYVTSLSKDKEKQESSEGGMQIKNKVVYSVGIKLTESDEPVEGDLLYEKGQTKAGQEAGRNIIKSKIRNLAPINVDELSYHAKIYAENAQEIVAERAVSGYRMAPNSYFHYQVPWGSQPFKAGKYRMELSAESKVTGQKWQWKDNFEITQEEAKTLNESAIDLEETTNWLLYVALGIGLILLIGLVIVFIWLHKRKKEKQRKLKAQRNRKKRKKKQNQRSTERKRVESSSKKVRR; encoded by the coding sequence TTGTACATATTAAAAATGACACATAGCTCAAAGCAGTTGATTTTAAAAATCGCCATTTTAGTGAGTTGTATAATCAGTGCTTTATGCATGTTAGCTACTCAAAGTCAGGCAACAGAAGATGATACTGGTGGTTTTTCCGTGAAGGCAATCTTACCAGAAAATCAATTAAATAAAGATGTTACATATTATGATTTACGTGTGAAACCTAACTTAGAACAAACACTGGATTTAGAATTATATAATTCAACCAAAGAAGTCCAAAATGTTTCGGTTACGATTAATCCAGGGATAACCAATGATAACGGCTTGATTGACTATTCAGAAAGAGAAAAAGAGTATCAATATGACGACTCTTTAACCCTTTCAATTACGGATATAGCATCAACAGATAAAGAAGTCAGCATTCCAGCATTAAGCAAAGTGACAACTAAAATCCATCTAAAAACGCCAAGTCAACCTTTTAAAGGAATGGTTTTGGGTGGAATTTATGTCACATCACTTTCGAAAGATAAAGAGAAGCAAGAGAGTTCAGAAGGCGGGATGCAAATCAAAAATAAAGTTGTGTATTCTGTAGGAATCAAGTTAACCGAAAGTGATGAACCTGTGGAAGGTGATTTGTTATACGAAAAAGGGCAAACAAAAGCTGGACAAGAAGCTGGGCGCAATATTATTAAATCAAAAATTCGAAATCTTGCTCCGATTAATGTAGACGAGTTATCTTATCACGCTAAAATTTATGCTGAAAATGCTCAAGAGATAGTAGCCGAACGTGCTGTATCAGGCTACCGAATGGCACCAAATTCTTATTTTCATTATCAAGTTCCTTGGGGAAGTCAACCCTTTAAAGCGGGAAAATACCGAATGGAATTGTCAGCAGAATCAAAAGTAACTGGACAAAAATGGCAATGGAAAGATAATTTTGAAATTACACAAGAAGAAGCGAAAACATTAAATGAATCAGCAATCGATCTAGAAGAAACCACAAATTGGCTATTGTATGTGGCGTTAGGAATCGGATTAATTCTGTTGATTGGTTTAGTTATTGTGTTTATCTGGTTACACAAGAGGAAAAAAGAAAAACAAAGAAAACTTAAAGCTCAAAGAAATCGAAAAAAACGTAAAAAGAAACAAAATCAACGATCTACTGAAAGAAAACGTGTAGAATCTTCATCTAAGAAAGTTAGGCGCTAA
- a CDS encoding WxL domain-containing protein — MKKKNISKIISSMILSSIVLLPITSLAATEEKNTESTVTFKENPIDPENPAPESLGLVKPGTVEDNIWVGNDGSFTTGSLRFSNIPHIRFGEVNIKAQSMRYDALMTTYQVAPNGEKPKETDPKINIPHFAQVVDERGTTGQFEVKVSATEFAQVNDATKKLKNTRIELYNTTLRNNKVDKDNASSHDGDASTLLDAPGVKNDEATAIPISKQSSISLLKVKTGKNANATISSVVFDKGYTSTTDYKAITNNTSLKLFVPQGEQAEKGKNYKATLTWELIDSI; from the coding sequence ATGAAAAAGAAAAATATATCAAAAATTATTTCAAGTATGATTTTAAGTAGTATAGTACTTCTACCTATAACTAGCTTGGCAGCAACAGAAGAAAAAAATACAGAATCAACAGTGACGTTTAAAGAAAATCCAATTGATCCAGAAAATCCAGCGCCAGAATCATTAGGGTTAGTGAAACCAGGTACGGTAGAAGATAATATTTGGGTAGGAAATGATGGTTCTTTTACTACAGGCAGTTTACGTTTTTCAAATATCCCTCATATTCGATTTGGTGAAGTGAACATCAAAGCACAATCTATGCGTTATGATGCATTAATGACGACTTATCAAGTTGCTCCAAATGGCGAAAAGCCCAAAGAAACCGATCCAAAAATCAATATTCCTCACTTTGCTCAAGTCGTTGACGAACGTGGAACGACAGGACAATTTGAAGTGAAAGTTTCAGCAACAGAATTTGCTCAAGTTAATGATGCAACTAAAAAATTAAAAAATACGCGAATCGAATTGTACAATACAACCCTTAGAAATAACAAAGTAGATAAAGATAATGCATCTAGCCACGATGGAGATGCGTCTACGCTTTTAGATGCTCCAGGGGTTAAAAATGACGAGGCTACAGCTATTCCAATTAGTAAACAAAGTAGTATTTCTTTATTGAAAGTAAAAACTGGAAAAAATGCCAATGCAACAATTTCTTCTGTTGTATTTGATAAAGGCTATACATCTACAACAGATTATAAAGCGATAACGAATAACACTAGCTTGAAGCTGTTTGTCCCTCAAGGAGAACAAGCTGAAAAAGGTAAAAATTACAAAGCAACATTAACATGGGAATTAATTGATTCAATTTAA
- a CDS encoding WxL domain-containing protein has translation MTVRVCLFSAATMFMIGGIHQSFVPAAAETSTETTLEFIPNDANGGNPVIPGKGPDEKARIYPETTDGSYTNGALRIEHIPSIRFGQQKISSKIEYYQALWTMGTVGEEETKVKIPTFAQVTDERGIQSSWKLTVYQEKAFQNTKNEKNVLENTRIEIHEGQLFNTVEPDASVLVSGVLGLSPAKPVDIPVGAKGNALQVMATKEGKDTDGSKTSVVFASPTDYDNEATFYAKEKQETLLNDHGGLKLRTPGKDKKEKATYSANLVWTLTDSI, from the coding sequence ATGACAGTTCGTGTATGTTTATTTAGTGCGGCAACAATGTTTATGATTGGAGGAATTCACCAGTCATTTGTTCCTGCAGCAGCAGAAACATCAACAGAAACCACTTTAGAATTTATACCAAACGATGCAAATGGAGGAAATCCTGTTATTCCAGGGAAAGGACCAGATGAAAAAGCGCGAATCTATCCAGAAACAACAGATGGAAGCTATACGAATGGCGCATTACGTATTGAACACATTCCTTCTATCCGTTTTGGACAACAGAAAATTAGTTCGAAAATAGAATATTATCAAGCATTATGGACAATGGGAACTGTAGGCGAAGAGGAAACAAAAGTAAAAATTCCAACGTTTGCACAAGTTACCGATGAACGAGGGATTCAAAGTTCGTGGAAGTTAACAGTCTATCAAGAAAAAGCATTTCAAAATACGAAGAATGAAAAAAATGTATTAGAAAATACACGAATTGAAATTCATGAAGGGCAATTGTTTAATACAGTAGAACCTGATGCTAGTGTTTTAGTTAGCGGTGTTTTAGGTTTAAGTCCAGCAAAACCAGTAGACATTCCAGTAGGAGCCAAAGGAAATGCTCTACAAGTAATGGCAACCAAAGAAGGTAAAGATACCGATGGCTCTAAAACATCCGTTGTTTTTGCTTCACCAACAGATTATGACAACGAAGCTACATTTTACGCAAAAGAAAAACAGGAAACACTGTTAAACGATCACGGGGGATTGAAACTTCGCACACCAGGGAAAGACAAAAAAGAAAAAGCGACTTACTCTGCGAATTTAGTTTGGACATTAACAGATAGTATTTAA
- a CDS encoding WxL domain-containing protein: MKKRIVTVFALGIALLVIIPKANVAEAATTKGDIHFLEGDGFDASEIEVNDPGKGGQHEGDGSIIIPPAGGSFTTGALRFNYIPSIRFGQNRLSTKTQEFFALFDEIERDGKKEERPTFYEIVDLRGGTKGWTVNLKNDRIFRSADGKQFKATLAFKDMTIQSNSSISNKQQYPIVPKSTEETAIGTDAGSSVKITEAKNTESQGYGSWSVRVGDVTKKMTNQGKSGFQKTTEVDETKEARNTSIKLIIPGGQIIDTSKDYSTDLVWELVSAP, translated from the coding sequence ATGAAAAAAAGGATAGTAACAGTTTTTGCACTAGGTATCGCACTATTAGTGATTATTCCAAAAGCAAATGTAGCCGAGGCAGCAACAACTAAAGGGGATATCCATTTCTTAGAAGGAGATGGTTTTGATGCATCAGAGATAGAAGTTAATGATCCAGGAAAAGGGGGACAGCATGAAGGGGATGGCAGCATCATTATTCCACCTGCTGGAGGAAGCTTTACTACTGGAGCTTTACGTTTTAACTATATTCCTTCAATTAGATTTGGTCAAAATCGCTTATCCACTAAGACACAAGAGTTTTTTGCCTTATTTGATGAGATTGAAAGAGATGGTAAAAAAGAAGAACGTCCCACTTTTTATGAAATTGTTGACTTAAGAGGGGGGACTAAGGGATGGACAGTGAATTTGAAAAATGACCGTATTTTCCGTTCAGCCGATGGTAAGCAATTTAAGGCAACCCTAGCATTTAAAGACATGACGATTCAAAGTAATAGCTCAATTAGTAACAAACAACAATATCCAATAGTTCCAAAAAGTACAGAAGAAACAGCAATTGGAACAGATGCAGGAAGCTCAGTAAAAATTACCGAAGCTAAAAATACAGAAAGTCAAGGGTATGGTAGTTGGTCTGTTCGTGTAGGGGATGTTACTAAGAAAATGACGAACCAAGGCAAATCAGGTTTTCAAAAAACGACGGAAGTTGATGAGACAAAAGAAGCTAGAAATACGTCAATAAAGCTGATTATTCCAGGTGGACAAATTATTGATACCTCTAAAGATTACAGCACAGATTTAGTGTGGGAATTGGTTTCAGCACCGTAA
- a CDS encoding WxL domain-containing protein: MVRGSRIVITLLLLLLLFFGIETKVFARETVTNGTINFYPDESKVDPIDPTDTKNDIYPNQLPIASALSLSYVSDLSFGTHATANHSQEFFATPDKITDKNTNHTKQVPNFVQLTDKTGKNLGWELTVAQSKPLTNERGFALENTRFIFRNIVLKGLLPEANSPIIPEQEITLTKVNQPVLIARAAKETGQGTWFVQFGKEGNEAAKSISLYIPGKVKKEPGSYNTTLTWTLTNSL; encoded by the coding sequence ATGGTAAGGGGTAGCCGCATTGTTATAACGTTGTTGCTGTTACTGTTGTTGTTCTTTGGTATTGAAACAAAGGTGTTTGCTCGTGAGACGGTCACAAACGGGACGATTAACTTTTATCCTGATGAATCCAAAGTAGATCCCATTGATCCAACAGATACAAAAAATGACATTTACCCTAATCAATTGCCGATAGCTTCGGCGTTGAGCTTAAGTTATGTTAGTGATCTTTCATTTGGGACGCATGCAACGGCGAATCATTCTCAAGAGTTCTTTGCCACACCAGATAAAATTACCGATAAAAACACAAATCACACGAAGCAAGTGCCTAATTTTGTACAGTTAACAGACAAAACAGGGAAAAATTTAGGGTGGGAATTAACTGTGGCACAAAGTAAACCATTAACAAATGAGCGAGGCTTTGCTTTAGAAAATACACGATTTATTTTTAGAAATATAGTCCTTAAAGGTTTATTACCTGAAGCGAACTCACCTATTATACCGGAGCAAGAAATCACGTTAACTAAAGTAAATCAGCCTGTATTGATTGCTCGGGCAGCAAAAGAAACCGGTCAAGGAACATGGTTTGTGCAATTTGGAAAGGAGGGGAATGAAGCAGCTAAAAGTATCTCACTATATATTCCTGGGAAAGTCAAAAAAGAGCCTGGGTCGTATAACACAACATTGACTTGGACATTAACAAATAGTTTATAA
- a CDS encoding LPXTG cell wall anchor domain-containing protein, with the protein MKQKLSIFLFLLLLVGLLFNKSMISYGAEMASNVGLTFTDDVSIKEDTKFTGNGDVSIKKQTSKSANRKLPATGETIVFFFLCLGLLVLLIWATIISKKYKGAKHKW; encoded by the coding sequence ATGAAACAAAAACTATCTATCTTTCTGTTTTTACTGTTGTTGGTAGGGCTATTATTTAACAAGTCGATGATTAGCTATGGGGCTGAAATGGCGTCCAATGTTGGTTTGACCTTTACGGATGACGTTTCTATAAAAGAGGATACCAAGTTTACTGGAAATGGTGATGTTTCGATAAAAAAACAAACGAGTAAGAGTGCAAATAGGAAATTACCTGCAACAGGAGAAACAATTGTTTTCTTTTTTCTATGTTTAGGGCTTCTTGTTCTTTTGATTTGGGCAACGATCATTAGCAAGAAATATAAAGGGGCGAAGCATAAATGGTAA
- a CDS encoding winged helix-turn-helix domain-containing protein produces the protein MKQVVLIALNKEFAQPFKEEVERLNGQAEVLLPSELDYIKERNLSPDILCILESETCSAGEVGQLLLQAKQYKPSYLWVFSLSDQLPYRLVYAGLGADGTICMNELAAIQELFRFTFCQIEKVENLKNNLLETAVNEKQEYQNRRKTKKTEYQLKENNLSICIDETEIFLTRLEFRLMSILKRNCGKTVTYQELGNFIWNEDQADWQTSRYRTANIIYKIRYKIEQRNQSSDFIQTVRSMGYRLGNE, from the coding sequence ATGAAACAAGTTGTATTAATTGCATTAAACAAAGAGTTTGCACAACCATTTAAAGAGGAAGTTGAACGCTTAAACGGTCAAGCAGAGGTACTATTACCAAGCGAACTTGATTATATAAAAGAACGAAATCTATCCCCTGATATTCTATGTATTTTAGAAAGTGAGACATGTTCAGCTGGGGAAGTTGGACAATTGCTTTTACAAGCAAAACAATATAAACCATCGTATCTATGGGTCTTTTCTTTATCAGATCAGCTCCCTTACCGATTAGTTTACGCTGGATTAGGCGCTGATGGCACGATATGTATGAACGAACTAGCGGCAATTCAAGAGTTGTTTCGATTCACTTTTTGCCAAATAGAGAAAGTAGAAAATTTGAAAAACAATCTTTTAGAAACAGCTGTGAATGAAAAGCAAGAATACCAAAATAGAAGGAAAACAAAGAAAACAGAGTATCAATTGAAAGAAAATAATTTGAGTATCTGCATTGATGAAACAGAAATATTTTTGACTCGACTTGAGTTTCGTTTGATGAGTATTTTAAAAAGAAATTGTGGAAAAACCGTTACATATCAAGAATTGGGAAACTTTATTTGGAATGAAGACCAAGCTGATTGGCAAACAAGTAGATACCGAACAGCCAATATTATTTATAAAATACGCTATAAAATTGAACAACGGAATCAAAGTTCAGACTTTATCCAAACTGTACGTTCAATGGGGTATCGTTTAGGCAATGAATGA